The genomic DNA GAGAGGAGAGGAGGTTAGTGACCCAAGTACCCAGGGAATCAATGAGGACAAAGGCAGGGGAGGGGAGAGAGGGGAGCACGGTGGGCAAATCAATGGGTATTTCCAGCACTTGCCAGTGAGGGGGGCGGCGATAGCGGTGTCGGGCAATTCTGTCCTGCCATTCGGGGTCATCGGGGTAGTTTTGAGCAGTAGCGATATAGATAACCGGCAGAGAAGAGGAGAGGGCTAATTTTTCTGCCCATTCACTCTTACCCGATCGGGTTGGTCCTGTCACCAAGGTGATCACGCTACTTGGGCAAACACTTCCTGGAATACCTTTTGCACCCTATCCCCTGAGTCAATAGAAGCTAGGGGGTCTTTGCGGAGGCGGTGGCGCAGACAGAGAACTATTACTTTTTCTATATCCCCCACTGTCACAGTTGTTCTGCCTTCATAGGCACAGAGAGCTTTAGCAGCACGGTTAGTGACAATATCCCCCCGCAGTCCATCCACGTCCAGTTGGGCACAGACTTGGGAAATCTTCAGTTTTAACTCCTGGGGCACTGTGACCTGGGGTAACAGTTGTTGAGCTGCCGTAATTCTGTGCTCTAATTCTGCCTGCGCACTGGCATAGGCACTCAGAAAGGCATAGGGATTCTGGTCAAACTGGGTGCGTTGTTCAACAATTTTCACCCGTAGTTCAGGGTCTTTGACTGTCCTAATCTGGGCGTGCATACCAAAGCGATCGAGTAATTGGGGGCGCAATTCTCCCTCCTCGGGATTACCTGACCCCACTAGCACAAATCTAGCCGGATGACGAATGGAAATCCCTTCCCTTTCTACGGTATTCCAGCCAGAAGCCGCTGCATCCAACAGCACATCTACTAAGTGGTCATCTAACAAATTCACTTCATCGATGTATAAAATGCCCCGATTTGCTTTTGCTAACAGACCAGGCTCAAAGGCTTTTACTCCCTCACTTAACGCCCGCTCAATATCGATCGTGCCGCATACTCTATCTTCTGTTGCTCCCAGGGGCAAATCCACCATGGCTACTTTTTTGCGCACAATCGGTAATACTTCTCCCCGCGCTAGGCGCTCCCGCACAAACTCACTCTGCAGCTCACTGTCAGTCGGGTGACTATTAAAGGGGTCATCAGCCACAACTTCAATTTCGGGGAGCAAGTCCGCTAAGGCACGGATGGTTGTAGATTTACCCGTACCCCGATCGCCCATGATCATCACACCGCCAATTTTGGGGTCAATGACATTGAGGATCAGGGCAAGTTTCATCTCCTCCTGCCCGATGATGGCACTAAAGGGAAAAACAGGACGCTTTTGGTTCAAGGTAATTGTTTGGCTAACTACTCTTCCAGTATAGCGGTTGCTTCTGCTGCCAATAACTGGGAAATAACTGTTCTAATTTGCTAATCTCTATACCTTAGCATCGGTTGATTTTAACAGAGCTATGAACAGGATAGGAGAGCACTAACAGCATTTTCCCAAGGTGTAGCACGATGTCATTTGTTTGTCTTCTGCCCCTGCCTACCGACTGTTCTGCCAAAATATACAGAAAGGTATGCCTGTGATGATTGTTGCCAAGCGTGGTTAAAATACACTACTAGGCTTTCGGGGGATACAGGGAAACCTATTGGACAAAAAACAAAGTAATAACATGAAACGCAAAAAACAAAAACGCCACCGCAAAGGGGAAGTTGCTGTCTGTGACGATCGGGGCAATCTACGTCTAGTTTTTAGTTTCCATAAACAGAGGTTTTTTTGGAGCCTACGCCTGCCCGATACACCCCATAACCGCCTCATTGCCCATCAAAAAGCCTTGAAAATTCGTCAGGACATTGAACTAGGGCTATTTCGCCCAGAAAATAAGTCTTTATACATAACTAACGAACGCCCAGAGGGTCAGACCGTCCGTTTAGCAGAACTGTGGCAGCGATTTGTCGACTACCAAAAGCAAATTCTCTCCCCCACCACGATCGTTAACAGCTATGAGGCAGTCACACGCTATCTAGCCAAATGTTCTACAGAAGGACTGCAAGACCCTGTTAGCCTGCGGGGAGAGCTACTACAAATTACGACCAAAGGGCAAGCCCAGGATGCGCTGATGTACCTGTCTAAGTGTTGTCAGTGGGGTATAAAACATGGATTGCTCGATCGGAATCCCTTTGCGGGTATGTACAGAGAAATCAAAACCAATAAACCTACTGCTCCTGTTGCCTTTACACGGGAAGAAAGAGATCAGATTATTGCTGCCTTTGTCAATCATTCCACCTACAGCCACTATGCCCCCCTGGTGAAATTTTTGTTTTGGACTGGCTGTCGTCCCTGTGAAGCAGTGGGACTGAAATGGTCTGCTGTTGCCTTAGATTGCAGTTTTGTCCAGTTTGCTGCCAGCATTGTTATAGCAGGCAGTAAGCTAATAGAACGCCAATCCACTAAAACCGGTGTTGTACGCAAGTTTCCCTGTAATCAAGCATTGCAAGAACTACTGCAGTCCCTCGATCGTTCTACTAATCCCCTCGTCTTTCCCAGCAAAAGGGGCAAACCAATCAACATCAGGAACTTCAACGTAGGAGCGTGGCGGGGGGTATTAGCTAGTTTAGGCTTGGATTACAAAAATGGCATCCGCATGACCCCCTACAACTGCCGTGACACCTTTATCAGTCTGCAAATTGCGGCTGGTGTTTCCTCCGATGTTGTTGCCTACTGGGTCGGCAATTCCCCCGCTGTTATCCGTCAAAAATACCTAGACCCCGCTGCCCTTGACCGCCTTGCCCCTGTGCTAGGCTAAATGGTGATTCCATCTCTAGAGACTAGGTACAGACCGATGGTGTAGCTCCCGTGATCGCCTGCGACAGAAAAATGTCAAATAGAACTTAACAAAATATTATGGTGTAGATCATCTTTGCCATGACCAAACCAGCACAGTTCACCCATTTACATCTCCTCCCATCAACTATAACAGTAGATAAACCATCAGAACAACCCATATATTTTTAGTGATAAGCTTACCGAATTTTAATTCTTCCCGCCAAAATTGCACAGCATCTATACCTCCCATTCCAAAGGGCTTACAAGGTCGTCTAACTAGTGGCATTCCATTTGACAAGTGTTAGACAGAATTTGGCATAAGCACTTTACCGGCGTTAATCCGTCCTTTACCCATGCTCCTTTGTTAACTGGTGTTCCCTGTGGTATACCCAAGGGCTATCTTTATAGCAAAACTTTTCCCTGCCTCGTTTGTGTATGTCCTGATACAAATTCACACAGTGGGCACCGCTAGTCTGCTACTATGCCTTTTATTTAACATGGTAATGATTTCCCAGTTATTATTTCCTTGAAGTTTCTACTAGAATATTATTAAGTAGATTATCTTCGCTCCTGGGAGATTATGGGGGGACTGGCCAAGGACTTGGTAATATGGAACCTGTTCCTAGACCCAATTTTTCTGCGCACTGTCTTTACTACTAACTTCCCCCACATTCTACAAAGTTTGGGCATCAGTTTAGCAGTGTCCACCTACCAAGCAGGTTTTTTAATCATAGTGAGGGCGGATGGAGATAAACTCAATACCCACTTCCGTAAGTTCGACAAGCCTATGGGACTGGCAGCGGATGGTGAAAAAATTGCCCTCGGTTCCAGTTATCAGATTTTGGAATTCCGCAATTTGCCAGCTGTCACTGCTAAATTGATCCCTCCCTACAAACACGATGCCTGTTATCTTCTCCGTCAATCCCATATTACGGGAGATATTGACATCCATGAAATGGCTTATGCAGATGATGAAATTTGGTTTATCAATACTAAGCTTTCCTGTCTTTGCACGATCGATCGCGTCCACAGTTTTGTACCCCAGTGGCGGCCACCGTTTATTTCGGGTTACGATTTAACCGATCGGTGTCATTTGAATGGCTTGGGGGTGAGGGAGGGCAAACCCCGCTATGTTACAGCTTTAGGGGAGACAGATACACCTAACGGCTGGCGCGCAAATAGAGCTAGGGGTGGGATATTGATGGATATAGCAACCAATGAGTTTATCTGTCGGGGGTTGTCTATGCCCCATTCCCCTAGATGGTACAGAGATAGGTTATGGGTGTTGGAGTCAGGTAAAGGTAGTGTTGCCACCGTTGACTTACGAACGGGAGCACTAACCACAGTGGCAGAACTGCCAGTTTTTACCAGGGGGATAGATTTTTGGGGTAATCTAGCTTTCATTGGTCTTTCGCAAGTGCGGGAAACTGCTGTGTTTAGCGGTATTCCCCTTACCCAGAGATTGACAGAGCGAATTTGTGGTATATGGATTGTCAATATTGTTACAGGAGAAACATTGGGATTTTTACGATTTATAGAGGGAGTGCAGGAAATTTTTGCCATCTCTGTTTTACCCCATCGTTATCCTGAGGTGCTGGAGACTAACGACGTTCACTTGACTAACTCTTTCTTTTTACCTGATGAGGCTGTTTGTCAATTTGTACAGACTGAACTGTCCACGCCCCCAGAACGAGTGATTGACTCCTTTTCTGTCATCATACCTGTGTACAACACTAACAGGAGAGGCAAGGGGGTTCTAGAAAGGACACTCAAGAGTATAGAGGCTAGCATTGATTACTACTTAGCACAGGAGAAACCAGAACACCACTGTAAATATGAGGTAATACTAGTGAATGACGGCTCTACAGATAATACCTGGGAGATAGTCCAACAGTTTGTCCGGGGTAAATCTTTCTATCGTTTGATAGAACATGACCGGAAGCGGGGGCGACCAGCAGCACGCAATACAGGGGCAAGGGCAGCCACAGGCAAGGTGTTATTTTTCTGTAATGATGATGACCTCTACTATCCGCAACATATTTACTCTGCTTTGCTACTCTGCTTTGCAGTTAATGAGTCGTCCAGTGAATACAAGTGCCAAGTTTAGGCTGCCTTTTAATTTGCCAGCGGCGGTGCAGATGGGCGTACACACTGCTGATCCTCTACATCCCTACTGGAAAGCACAAATGGAAAGGGTTATTTGTCTGAATTTGTGTGTCAGAAAGGAAGCCCATGATTTTATAGAGGGGTTTCCTGAAGATGAGTTGGATAAGGCAGATGGGGTGTATACCAATTGTTTGGCTAATTTTTGTGCGATCGTTTCCTCTGCAGAGGAGACGGTGGAGTATATGCGCTATCCAGGCAATTCCTTCGATCGGCAGTTACAGCAGTTGCAGAATGCCCCAAGCACTGTGGACTTGTCTATCTCGCCGGCTGAGCAGGCGGGGCTTGATTGCCAGCATCGTTTACAGTATTTGGCAGAAAAACTCCAGCGTCTGTCCAGGGAAAACCCTGACGTTATGTTGCAGTGGGGGAATGATTTGTATAACCAGGGGGATTTAGATTCAGCTTTGCAGTATTATCAGCGCTGCCTCGAACTAGACCCTGACTTTTTACAAGCGAAGTATAACATGGCAACTACTCTCCTAGACCTAGATAGACCCCAAGAGGCTTTCCCTATATTTGAGGAAATTGTCAAAATACAGCCTGATCACGCTGATGCTTGGAATTCCCTGGGGAGAATTTGTGCTCGTTATCGGGAGTGGGATAGGGCAATTGCATTTTACGAGAAGGCGGTTAGTATACAACCCGATCAAGCGACCGCCCATTGGCATCTAGGCATAGAACTGTTACGAAAGGGTGACTTCATGCGAGGGTGGGAAGAATATGAATGGCGATGGCGAACTCCCGGATTTACCCCTCTAAATGTCCCCAAACCCCGCTGGCAGGGGGAAGACATCAGTGACAAAACAATTCTGCTCTACACAGAGCAAGGCACAGAGGAGGCAATTCAGTTTATTCGTTACGCTCCAATCGTTAAACGCTTGTGTAAGCGCCTGCTAGTTTTGTGTCCCAAACAGCTGTACGGATTATTCAAATTGGTAGAAGGGATTGATGAACTGCTGTTAGCGGGAGAGATTCTCCTGTCCTCGTTTGATACCTATATTCCATTGTTAAGTGTGCCACAGGTCTTAAAAACTACTCTTGACAACATCCCTGCTGCTATTCCCTATATCACACCTGTTTTCAGACCGCAAATTGACGAATTCATGCAGGAGCATTTAGGTAAATTTAACGTTGGTTTTGCTTGGGCTAGTAATAACGATCTGCGATCCTGTCCAATTATTGATCTGTTACCAATTTTAGCCATGTCTGGAGTGACTTTTTTCAGTTTACAAAAGGGCGATCGGGCAAGAGATTTACAACAATTACCAAATACTGTACAAGTGATAGACCTAGAACCCTACCTGAAAGACTATTTAGACCTAGCTTGGGCAATGACTAAGTTAGATTTGATTATCAGTGTTGATAGTTCTGTGCTGCATTTGGCAGGAGCAATAGGTAAACCCGCGTGGGGGATGCTTTGCTTTGTCCCTGATTGGCAGTGGTTGCGTTTACAGGAAACGAGTCCCTGGTATCCTTCCATGCGTCTGTTTTGGCAGCAAGAATACAAAAGCTGGGCAGAGGTGGTGGAAAGTGTACAAAGAGCACTGCTGCAGTTGCAATAGCTCCTATTACCTGAAAGATTTTGACAGGGGTTTAAGCAGCAAGGTGAGAAATGCAATCAACTAGGAGCTTACCTAACTCAAATAGTTGTCAAAGAACTCAGCCACAAAGTTGTTAAAGGCTCTAGGGGAAAAGTAGCATAAGCGAAAAACAGCCCTGGAATTTGGCGTTTGTCACTATTTTGCAGTTTTGGGGGTGAACAAATTAGAGTAACCACCACATCAAAACAATTCCCACAATCGCCCCTACTACCACTTGCACAGGTGTGTGTCCTAAGAGTTCCTTGAGGGGGTCAGGGGGAGAATCCTCGTACAATTCCACCACAATTTGGTTAAGCAGTTGCGCTTGTTGACCTGCTGCCCGCCGAATCCCTGTAGCATCATACATCACAATGACAGCAAAGACACAGGCAATAGCAAATAGCCCACTGTCCCAACCCTGGGTAAGACCAATCCCTGTTGCCAAAGCTGATACTAACGCGGAATGGGAACTAGGCATCCCCCCTGTTTCAAAAAACACCTGCAATTTCAAGCAGCGATGGCGAATACTCTCAATGATTACTTTAATCAGCTGTGCTACCAGACTAGCACTCAGGGCAATCAATAACACACGGTTATCAAGGAGATGTTCCATACTATGCTAGTTAGTGCGCTCCACAATGTAGTCTGCCAGTGACTGCAGGGGTATTGCCCGATCGCCAAAGGTTGCCAGTAGTTGTTTGGCTTCTTGAATTAGTGCCTGGGCTTTCTGTTGGGAGGTTGCAATGCCCCATAGCTTGGGATAGGTCAGTTTTTGCGCTTTCTCATCCTTGCCTACGCTTTTGCCCAATTCTTCAGGGGTAGAAGTGATGTCTAAAATGTCATCAATGATCTGAAAGGCTAAGCCAATGTTCTGGGAGTATTGCCGCAACAGTTCTATCTGCTGGTCACTTGCCCCTGCGACGATCGCTCCCCCTACTACTGCCGCTTCCAACAGGGCTGCTGTCTTGTGTTTGTGAATGTAATCCAGCATTTCTTCTGTGGCATGGGGATTGCCTTCCATCTCTAAATCTACCACTTGACCACCCACCAAGCCTGCCGCAGAAACCGATCGGGCAAGCAGCCCAATCACGCGCACCACTCTATCTCTGGGTACTTCCAGGGGGGTGCGATCAGCAATGACTTGAAAAGCATAGGCAAGGAGTCCATCCCCCGCCAAGATCGCTATGTCTTCCCCAAAGACTTTGTGGTTAGTGGGTTTACCCCGCCGATAGTCGTCATTGTCCATTGCCGGCAGGTCGTCGTGAATTAAAGACATGGTGTGGATCATCTCCACCGCCACCGCCGTCGGCATTGCCCAATCTGGTGTACCACCACAGAGTTCACAACTAGCTAAGACTAAAATGGGTCGCAACCGTTTTCCCCCTGCTAGGAGGGAATAGCGCATCGCTTCATAGATTTTGGGGGGATAGCCCATCGGTAAATATGTATCCAGGGCAGTTTCTACCTGCTGGCGATACCGATCGAGGTAACTTTTGAGGTCAAAGGTAAGTGCCATACCGTTGGCAGTAGCTCCATAATGTATTTTGCAACAAAAGCGTAACGGTCATAGGACCAACTCCGCCAGGCACAGGGGTAATGTAGCTAGCCACCTGGGAAACTTCGCCAAAGTCCACATCTCCCACTAGTTTATCCCCCACTCGATTAATCCCCACGTCGATTACCACTGCCCCTGCCTTGACCATGTCGCCCCTAATTAAATTGGGTTTACCTGCAGCTACGACCAAAATATCTGCTGTCTGGGTAATTTCCTGGGGGTTGGGAGTACGGGAATGGACGATCGTGACAGTGGCGTTAGCTTCTAGGAGCATAAGGGCTAGGGGTTTGCCCACCAAAATACTTCGCCCCACTACTACTGCCCGTTTGCCAGCCAGGGGGAGCGGTAGAGTTTTTAATAGCTCCATTACTCCTGCGGGAGTACAACTTCTTAGCCCTGGTTCCCCTCTCACTAGTTTGCCTAGGTTAACAGGATGGAGACCATCTGCATCCTTCTGGGGCAGGATTGTGTTGATTATTGCACTACTATCGAGATGAGGTGGCACAGGTAGCTGCAACAAAATACCATCTACGAGAGGGTTACTGTTTAACTCTTCAATTAGCGCCCGTAACTCCGATTGGGTGGTATTTGCGGGGAGATGTTTGCCGAAGGAAGCTATCCCGACGCGCTGGCAGGCTTTTTCCTTGTTGGCGACATAGGTAGCACTAGCGGGGTTGTTCCCCACCATAATCACTGCTAATCCCGGTGGACGACCATATTCTGGTGCTAGTTGTTGGATACGCTGGGCAATTTTTTCCTGGAAAGCCTGGGCAATTGCTTTGCCATCTATAATCTGAGCAGTCATCCTACCCTCTCTTACACTGTTTATAACCCCATTCCACCAGGGCAGTGACTATTTTATCTGCATGTTCCCCTTGAACTTCGATCGTGTCCGCTTTGACTGTCCCGCCTGCCCCGCAGAGAGTCTTTAGTTTTTTGAGTAGTTCTTTGTAGGTATCCTCGGTTCCCTGCACACCCGAAATTACAGTCACTGTCTTGCCCCCTCTCCCTTTGCGGGAAATTTGCACCCTCACTTTTTGTTGGGCAATCGGTAATGGGGTGGTTTTTGGTTCAGGTTCTGGCTCTTTGCCAAATTCGCGATAAACTACCCGCTTGTTCACAGGCATCAACCCTGATTCCGATAGTGATGGAGATTATAGCAAAGTCTGGCTACGGCGCAGGCATTAACGTGAACCCTATCAAATAGAGTTCAGCCTACAATTTCCCAAAAATCGGTCTTCAAATTTTGATTAAACCTATGGTACTATGCCACTAAGCTAACCTTCTGCTTGACTACTATGCTTCACTTCTTTCTTATCCCCTATCTCTTACGAGAGCACAGTTATGAAGTTTACGAATACTCAAATGCAGAGATATGTAAATGGGCAGAGTTTTACCTAAGTAGAAAAACAGGTTTTCATCTAACAAACTTCTTAGCTGGGAAAGTAACTGAGAACCCAAATGATATTTTGCTGGGACACCCCACATTTATTGATCAGCCTGAGAAACATCCGTGTGGAAAAGTTATTCGCAATTGGGTAAAGGACAATGCCCTAACTACTGATCTACTCTGTCATCCCAATACTTACATTTTCATGCCTTGGGTTCCAGTTTTTCCTCCTGAATGGACTGAATGCATGCCTTTTTGGCAATCGCAACTATTATCAGCACGCAAAATTTTTGGTCTATGTGGCAGAATATGGTACGATCGGACTCTAGAATTAGAAGATAGTTCTATCCAATGTCAGGTTAAGCACAAATTGGTACACATTAACATGGGATTAGCAGCGCAAAATATTTTTCCTTATAAAAGCATGTTCAACCCTATTGGACAGAGAGGAATTCTACACATTAGCCACCTAGGAACATACAAAGGTTTTGATATTACCTGTGCCAGTTTGATGGGGCTAGATGTACTTCTGCATGTAGCTGGAAATGTACCGCAACTTCATGAAGGTTTGATCAAAACTCATATACAGGGGGAAGAATTTGTTTTCAATTTCTTGGGGTGTATTGATAATAGCGATCCATTTACTAACCAGTGGATTATAGAAAATTATGACTTTTACATACACACAGCAACGATGGATGCTCAAGCCACTACAATTTTGGAGAATGTTGCTAGAGGATTAATTCCTTTGGTAACCCCTGAGAGTGGATTCATCAGTGATCACGCTATCTACTTAACTCATGATCCCGATGAAAATCGCAAAATCATTAGGTGGGCATTAAACTTACCTGAGTCTGAGTTGCTGAAAAGAAGTCAGCTTTTAAGGGAGCAAGTTCTCCGAGAACATAACTGGGAGAACATTTTTAATAAGGTCTGGGATGAAATTTCCATGGATATAGAAATGCGCAAACAGAAACAGGAGGGAGCAAAACTATGAGCAGATCTGATGAGGGGAAGACAAGTAAAGTTGATAAACACATCTTTTTGACCAAAGCAGAGCTATTAGAAATTGAGAATCGGATTCGTATTGGGCGCCATGTAGAACGGTATGCTCTACTCAGGCAATTTGCCAAGGGTGTAGTGTGCGATGCAGCTTGTGGTTGTGGTTATGGTAGTTACCTGTTAGCAACGAACCCTGATGTACATTCTGTAATTGGGATTGACTCTGATCCAGGAGTTATTGATTTTGCTAAACGGGAATATGCTAGCTCTAAGGTTAGTTTTGTACAAGGTGACTTGAATACCTGGACTAGCGATCGACCTATAGATATGTTAATTTCTGTGGAAACAATTGAGCATATCCCCGAAACATTAGTACTACCAAATTTCTGTGATAGGAACCTGATTAATCATGTCATCCTAACATACCCCTCCAAAAAGACTACCCACTACAATCCTTTTCATTTTCATGATTTCAAGTTGCAGGATATCCTAAATATATTTTCTAAGTTTATTTGCTACAAGCACTTCAACTGGGAATATGAGTTTGATGTCGTATTTTTGATTCGGGAATCAGCTTAGTAAAGCTTTTTAAGCAATTTTTTGTCCTAACTAGGATAGGACTGCAACCAAGCAGCTAATTCACTATCAGGGCGAGCAACCCCTGCAAACAAGCCAGGCAAATTAGTACGCGGTTCCTTTTCTCCCCAATACAACCAACAGCTACCAAGGGGCAAGTCATCTAAGCCTACTTGAGAATGGGTCAACCACACTAGGGGCAGCTGGGGTAACTCTCCTTCCCTGTCATCAATTCCTATCCCCGCCAGGGCTTCATAGACTTCCGCGGCATCCCTAAGCACACCTGTAGGGACTGACCAAAAGGAGACTGTAAAGTTATGCTTAACTGCATAGTTGTAAAGAGAAGCAGCGGCAATTACTGCCTGCTCAAAGCAATGGTCTAACCAACCCGATCGGGTATCTAGGGCAATGACAAATTCTTGTCCTCCTGTGGTCACCTCCAATTCCCTTACCCGCAATTCCCCATAGCGCGCACTTGTCCGCCAATGCACCAGTCGAATGGGATCGCCCCAGCGATAGGGGCGTAGGTTTTTCGTCAAGCCTTCCGTAGCATTGTTGAAATTTAACTCCGTTGTATGGGGGCGAGGACTGGTCTCTGCACCTAACCGATCGAGAATAGGGCAATAACTGAGGGGCAAGATCAGCGGGTAGACTACCACAGGCTGGGGTGCCGATCGTTTTCTGCGACTGCGAAACAAACCCAAAGGAGCAGCGGTGATAATATCCACCCGATCGAATTGATAAATCCCCCGTTTAGTCGTGGGCACGCTGTAACGCCATGTCCAGGTTTGCTTAGCAGGCAGTAGCTCGATCGTGGTCTGAGGGCTAGCAGTAAAAGTGGCAGGGAGGAAATCCCACACTTGAATCAGCTTGCGACTGACCTTGCCCCGGTTCTCCACCAGCAATACCCCCTCTAAAAAATCCCCCGCGCTGACTGGTTCTATCTTGGGGCGGGTAATAACAATATCGGCGAGGGAGCGGGGCGGCAAGGTTGCCCCTGCAATCAGCAAACCTATGCTAATACCACTGATGAC from Pseudanabaenaceae cyanobacterium SKYG29 includes the following:
- the cobU gene encoding bifunctional adenosylcobinamide kinase/adenosylcobinamide-phosphate guanylyltransferase encodes the protein MITLVTGPTRSGKSEWAEKLALSSSLPVIYIATAQNYPDDPEWQDRIARHRYRRPPHWQVLEIPIDLPTVLPSLPSPAFVLIDSLGTWVTNLLSSPQWEQYCQDFLTALQLSPAEIVIVAEEVGWGLVSPYPLGRLFCDRLGVLVREVSKIADRVVLVVAGYALDLSQIGEPLS
- the bchI gene encoding magnesium chelatase ATPase subunit I, which translates into the protein MKLALILNVIDPKIGGVMIMGDRGTGKSTTIRALADLLPEIEVVADDPFNSHPTDSELQSEFVRERLARGEVLPIVRKKVAMVDLPLGATEDRVCGTIDIERALSEGVKAFEPGLLAKANRGILYIDEVNLLDDHLVDVLLDAAASGWNTVEREGISIRHPARFVLVGSGNPEEGELRPQLLDRFGMHAQIRTVKDPELRVKIVEQRTQFDQNPYAFLSAYASAQAELEHRITAAQQLLPQVTVPQELKLKISQVCAQLDVDGLRGDIVTNRAAKALCAYEGRTTVTVGDIEKVIVLCLRHRLRKDPLASIDSGDRVQKVFQEVFAQVA
- a CDS encoding tyrosine-type recombinase/integrase, yielding MKRKKQKRHRKGEVAVCDDRGNLRLVFSFHKQRFFWSLRLPDTPHNRLIAHQKALKIRQDIELGLFRPENKSLYITNERPEGQTVRLAELWQRFVDYQKQILSPTTIVNSYEAVTRYLAKCSTEGLQDPVSLRGELLQITTKGQAQDALMYLSKCCQWGIKHGLLDRNPFAGMYREIKTNKPTAPVAFTREERDQIIAAFVNHSTYSHYAPLVKFLFWTGCRPCEAVGLKWSAVALDCSFVQFAASIVIAGSKLIERQSTKTGVVRKFPCNQALQELLQSLDRSTNPLVFPSKRGKPINIRNFNVGAWRGVLASLGLDYKNGIRMTPYNCRDTFISLQIAAGVSSDVVAYWVGNSPAVIRQKYLDPAALDRLAPVLG
- a CDS encoding TIGR03032 family protein, coding for MGGLAKDLVIWNLFLDPIFLRTVFTTNFPHILQSLGISLAVSTYQAGFLIIVRADGDKLNTHFRKFDKPMGLAADGEKIALGSSYQILEFRNLPAVTAKLIPPYKHDACYLLRQSHITGDIDIHEMAYADDEIWFINTKLSCLCTIDRVHSFVPQWRPPFISGYDLTDRCHLNGLGVREGKPRYVTALGETDTPNGWRANRARGGILMDIATNEFICRGLSMPHSPRWYRDRLWVLESGKGSVATVDLRTGALTTVAELPVFTRGIDFWGNLAFIGLSQVRETAVFSGIPLTQRLTERICGIWIVNIVTGETLGFLRFIEGVQEIFAISVLPHRYPEVLETNDVHLTNSFFLPDEAVCQFVQTELSTPPERVIDSFSVIIPVYNTNRRGKGVLERTLKSIEASIDYYLAQEKPEHHCKYEVILVNDGSTDNTWEIVQQFVRGKSFYRLIEHDRKRGRPAARNTGARAATGKVLFFCNDDDLYYPQHIYSALLLCFAVNESSSEYKCQV
- a CDS encoding tetratricopeptide repeat protein, with translation MSRPVNTSAKFRLPFNLPAAVQMGVHTADPLHPYWKAQMERVICLNLCVRKEAHDFIEGFPEDELDKADGVYTNCLANFCAIVSSAEETVEYMRYPGNSFDRQLQQLQNAPSTVDLSISPAEQAGLDCQHRLQYLAEKLQRLSRENPDVMLQWGNDLYNQGDLDSALQYYQRCLELDPDFLQAKYNMATTLLDLDRPQEAFPIFEEIVKIQPDHADAWNSLGRICARYREWDRAIAFYEKAVSIQPDQATAHWHLGIELLRKGDFMRGWEEYEWRWRTPGFTPLNVPKPRWQGEDISDKTILLYTEQGTEEAIQFIRYAPIVKRLCKRLLVLCPKQLYGLFKLVEGIDELLLAGEILLSSFDTYIPLLSVPQVLKTTLDNIPAAIPYITPVFRPQIDEFMQEHLGKFNVGFAWASNNDLRSCPIIDLLPILAMSGVTFFSLQKGDRARDLQQLPNTVQVIDLEPYLKDYLDLAWAMTKLDLIISVDSSVLHLAGAIGKPAWGMLCFVPDWQWLRLQETSPWYPSMRLFWQQEYKSWAEVVESVQRALLQLQ
- a CDS encoding divergent PAP2 family protein is translated as MEHLLDNRVLLIALSASLVAQLIKVIIESIRHRCLKLQVFFETGGMPSSHSALVSALATGIGLTQGWDSGLFAIACVFAVIVMYDATGIRRAAGQQAQLLNQIVVELYEDSPPDPLKELLGHTPVQVVVGAIVGIVLMWWLL
- a CDS encoding polyprenyl synthetase family protein → MALTFDLKSYLDRYRQQVETALDTYLPMGYPPKIYEAMRYSLLAGGKRLRPILVLASCELCGGTPDWAMPTAVAVEMIHTMSLIHDDLPAMDNDDYRRGKPTNHKVFGEDIAILAGDGLLAYAFQVIADRTPLEVPRDRVVRVIGLLARSVSAAGLVGGQVVDLEMEGNPHATEEMLDYIHKHKTAALLEAAVVGGAIVAGASDQQIELLRQYSQNIGLAFQIIDDILDITSTPEELGKSVGKDEKAQKLTYPKLWGIATSQQKAQALIQEAKQLLATFGDRAIPLQSLADYIVERTN
- the folD gene encoding bifunctional methylenetetrahydrofolate dehydrogenase/methenyltetrahydrofolate cyclohydrolase FolD, yielding MTAQIIDGKAIAQAFQEKIAQRIQQLAPEYGRPPGLAVIMVGNNPASATYVANKEKACQRVGIASFGKHLPANTTQSELRALIEELNSNPLVDGILLQLPVPPHLDSSAIINTILPQKDADGLHPVNLGKLVRGEPGLRSCTPAGVMELLKTLPLPLAGKRAVVVGRSILVGKPLALMLLEANATVTIVHSRTPNPQEITQTADILVVAAGKPNLIRGDMVKAGAVVIDVGINRVGDKLVGDVDFGEVSQVASYITPVPGGVGPMTVTLLLQNTLWSYCQRYGTYL
- a CDS encoding translation initiation factor, yielding MPVNKRVVYREFGKEPEPEPKTTPLPIAQQKVRVQISRKGRGGKTVTVISGVQGTEDTYKELLKKLKTLCGAGGTVKADTIEVQGEHADKIVTALVEWGYKQCKRG
- a CDS encoding glycosyltransferase family 1 protein — its product is MLHFFLIPYLLREHSYEVYEYSNAEICKWAEFYLSRKTGFHLTNFLAGKVTENPNDILLGHPTFIDQPEKHPCGKVIRNWVKDNALTTDLLCHPNTYIFMPWVPVFPPEWTECMPFWQSQLLSARKIFGLCGRIWYDRTLELEDSSIQCQVKHKLVHINMGLAAQNIFPYKSMFNPIGQRGILHISHLGTYKGFDITCASLMGLDVLLHVAGNVPQLHEGLIKTHIQGEEFVFNFLGCIDNSDPFTNQWIIENYDFYIHTATMDAQATTILENVARGLIPLVTPESGFISDHAIYLTHDPDENRKIIRWALNLPESELLKRSQLLREQVLREHNWENIFNKVWDEISMDIEMRKQKQEGAKL